Part of the Bacillota bacterium genome, GCCGATAGAATTTACCCGGGTTTACCGGGAGCCGGGACACTGGCAGGCAACATGGATTTCCATGGCTGCTCATACCGCCTCGCATGTTGACTCACCGCTGCACGTTATAGAAGGTGGACCGACAATCGCCCAAATACCACTCGAAAAAGTTGTCGGCGAGGCTGTTGTGCTTGATGTAACCGATCAGGGTGTGCCCGACGGCACTATCGATATCGATTGCCTCGCCAAGTATGACGGCCAAGTAAAAGAAGGCGATATTATCATCATCCGTACCGATTGGGGGGCAAAAATGTTCGGCACCGAGGAGTACTTTACCCAGTCCCCGATTCTGACTCCCGCAGCCGCACACTGGATTGTCAAGCAAAAACCAAATGCAGTAGCCTTTGATTTCTTTGAAGAATACTCGGCAAGGCTCAAGGATTTTAAACCCGATGATTTTGAGGTTCATCAGATAATCCTTGGGCAGGGGATAATTATTATTGAAGGCCTGACTAACCTGAAGTCAATTACTACAGAGCGTTTTCAGTTTTTCGCTGCACCGTTAAAACTTATGGAAGCCGAAGCCGCCCCGGCAAGGATCTTCGGTATCCTGCCTTAATTTTTATATGCTCTCGATTAATAGATCAAGGGTGGGGAT contains:
- a CDS encoding cyclase family protein; the protein is MKIVDLSLPVDSKTIVPPSQKQPIEFTRVYREPGHWQATWISMAAHTASHVDSPLHVIEGGPTIAQIPLEKVVGEAVVLDVTDQGVPDGTIDIDCLAKYDGQVKEGDIIIIRTDWGAKMFGTEEYFTQSPILTPAAAHWIVKQKPNAVAFDFFEEYSARLKDFKPDDFEVHQIILGQGIIIIEGLTNLKSITTERFQFFAAPLKLMEAEAAPARIFGILP